A window of Corallococcus macrosporus DSM 14697 contains these coding sequences:
- the dnaK gene encoding molecular chaperone DnaK, with protein sequence MADDIAIGIDLGTSYSCVSVVQDGQPIVIPNEWGETTHASCVSFLEDGSVLVGNAAKKNIITNPEQTVYSAKRLIGRYYFSDEVKKAQAVMPYRIVEGDNNSVRIAVNDHSYSLPEISALVLKEMKAVAETYLGQEVTKAVVTVPAYFNDNQRQATKDAGRIAGMEVLRILNEPTAAALAYGFGRDVNQRVVVYDLGGGTFDVSILEIGKDVFEVLATAGDTYLGGDDFDDRIMTWLADDFLAKTRLDVRQNKFCLQMLKEAAEKAKIDVGQTGSAEILCQGICQDADGNIMDLRGQLNQDQFNRMVMDLVQRTFKVCDEALQSARLTAADIDAVILVGGPTRLPIIRNSVKHYFQKDPLEGINPDQVVAMGAALQSHALLDSKTQTFLVDVTPLSLRIGTVGGYTEKIIDKNTPVPIDRSKTFTTSRDGQEKVKIRVYQGESNRADECEMLGEFEFAGFRIGYRGEVKIEVTFEINTDGLVHVSACDTETGQKTSTSITLSSGMSEADIQQSIQANRNTRLAGHHSDDLPAAAQ encoded by the coding sequence ATGGCGGACGACATCGCAATCGGCATCGACCTGGGCACTTCGTATTCGTGCGTGTCGGTGGTCCAGGACGGCCAGCCCATCGTCATCCCCAACGAGTGGGGAGAGACGACTCACGCCTCCTGCGTCTCGTTCCTGGAGGATGGCTCGGTCCTGGTGGGCAACGCGGCCAAGAAGAACATCATCACCAACCCCGAGCAGACCGTCTATTCCGCCAAGCGCCTCATCGGCCGCTACTACTTCTCCGACGAGGTGAAGAAGGCGCAGGCGGTGATGCCGTACCGCATCGTCGAGGGCGACAACAACTCGGTGCGCATCGCGGTGAACGACCACTCCTATTCGCTCCCGGAGATCAGCGCGCTGGTCCTCAAGGAGATGAAGGCGGTGGCGGAGACGTACCTGGGCCAGGAGGTGACCAAGGCGGTGGTCACGGTGCCCGCGTACTTCAACGACAACCAGCGCCAGGCCACCAAGGACGCGGGCCGCATCGCTGGCATGGAGGTGCTGCGCATCCTCAACGAGCCCACCGCGGCGGCGCTCGCGTACGGCTTCGGCCGCGACGTCAATCAGCGCGTGGTGGTCTACGACCTGGGCGGCGGCACCTTCGACGTGTCCATCCTCGAGATTGGCAAGGACGTCTTCGAGGTGCTGGCCACCGCGGGCGACACGTACCTGGGCGGCGACGACTTCGACGACCGCATCATGACGTGGCTGGCGGATGACTTCCTGGCCAAGACGCGCCTGGACGTGCGGCAGAACAAGTTCTGCCTGCAGATGCTCAAGGAGGCCGCGGAGAAGGCGAAGATCGACGTGGGCCAGACGGGCTCCGCCGAAATCCTCTGCCAGGGCATCTGCCAGGACGCGGACGGCAACATCATGGACCTGCGCGGGCAGCTCAACCAGGACCAGTTCAACCGCATGGTGATGGACCTGGTGCAGCGCACGTTCAAGGTGTGCGACGAGGCGCTCCAGAGCGCGCGCCTGACGGCCGCCGACATCGACGCGGTCATCCTCGTGGGGGGCCCGACGCGGCTGCCCATCATCCGCAACTCGGTGAAGCACTACTTCCAGAAGGACCCGCTGGAAGGCATCAACCCGGACCAGGTCGTGGCCATGGGCGCGGCGCTCCAGTCGCACGCGCTGCTGGACAGCAAGACGCAGACCTTCCTGGTGGACGTCACGCCGCTGTCGCTGCGCATCGGCACGGTGGGCGGATACACCGAGAAGATCATCGACAAGAACACGCCGGTGCCCATCGACCGCTCGAAGACGTTCACCACCAGCCGCGATGGCCAGGAGAAGGTGAAGATTCGCGTGTACCAGGGCGAGTCCAACCGCGCCGACGAGTGCGAGATGCTCGGCGAGTTCGAGTTCGCGGGCTTCCGCATCGGCTACCGCGGCGAGGTGAAGATCGAGGTCACCTTCGAAATCAACACGGATGGCCTGGTGCATGTCTCCGCGTGTGACACGGAGACGGGTCAGAAGACGTCGACCTCCATCACCCTGTCCTCCGGCATGAGCGAGGCCGATATCCAGCAGTCCATCCAGGCCAACCGGAACACCCGGCTTGCTGGCCATCACAGCGACGACCTGCCCGCCGCGGCGCAGTAG
- a CDS encoding class II glutamine amidotransferase: MSVILAALTSDPNLLRCELHRLQGQVLLQGEPRANAVGVGAYAQEEVLLQRFASSGELTLDSLAPPHESEALLFHSGQLPVGLSLEENTQPFRARRWLFAHQGGVQGFEPLRAPLLESLPDHLRRQVRGGTEGELLFAIFLRRLRDLGRTEDPRLEPEVAGRVLADTAREVAQAAARAGVTRTPTLNLVATNGTLLVATRSGEHPLFYTRLEGAAECALCEVTPATPETQPAVGAHRRRRTVVVASALKRSAGWVELAHGHTLTVGTDLQLHARPGA, translated from the coding sequence ATGTCCGTCATCCTCGCCGCGCTGACGTCCGACCCGAACCTGCTGCGCTGTGAGCTGCACCGCCTCCAAGGCCAGGTCCTGCTCCAGGGAGAGCCGAGGGCGAACGCCGTGGGGGTGGGCGCCTATGCCCAGGAGGAGGTCCTGCTGCAGCGCTTCGCCAGCAGCGGGGAGCTGACCCTGGATTCGCTCGCGCCGCCCCATGAGTCGGAGGCGCTGCTGTTCCATTCGGGCCAGCTTCCGGTGGGCCTGTCGCTGGAGGAGAACACACAACCCTTCCGCGCCCGGCGTTGGCTGTTCGCCCACCAGGGCGGCGTGCAGGGGTTCGAGCCGCTTCGCGCTCCGTTGTTGGAGTCGCTGCCCGACCACCTGCGGCGCCAGGTGCGCGGCGGCACGGAAGGAGAGCTCCTGTTCGCCATCTTCCTCAGGCGCCTGCGTGACCTGGGGCGCACCGAGGACCCGCGGCTGGAGCCCGAGGTCGCCGGCCGCGTGCTGGCGGACACCGCGCGCGAGGTGGCTCAGGCCGCGGCGCGGGCCGGGGTGACGCGAACGCCCACGCTCAACCTGGTGGCCACCAACGGCACGCTCCTGGTAGCGACGCGGTCCGGCGAGCATCCGCTCTTCTACACGCGGCTGGAGGGCGCCGCGGAGTGCGCGCTGTGTGAGGTGACGCCGGCGACGCCCGAGACGCAGCCCGCCGTGGGCGCGCACCGGCGCCGGCGGACCGTCGTGGTGGCCAGCGCGCTCAAGCGCTCCGCGGGTTGGGTGGAGCTGGCTCATGGCCACACGCTGACGGTGGGGACGGATTTGCAACTGCACGCGCGCCCCGGCGCCTGA